The uncultured Campylobacter sp. genome includes a region encoding these proteins:
- the pglD gene encoding UDP-N-acetylbacillosamine N-acetyltransferase has translation MGTTKIYVYGASGHGLVVADVALAARGAKFSEVVFLDDAAGLKFSEDLPKYPVIIAIGDNKTRAKIQERVVRAGFEIATLIHQSAIVSPSASIGEGAVVMPGAVINARAKIGRGAIINSGVVIEHECEIGEFAHISPNAALAGGVKVGAFSHIGIGASVIQRLSIGQRCIIGAGAAVVRDIASDSVAVGVPARVIKKNG, from the coding sequence ATGGGCACAACTAAAATTTACGTCTACGGCGCGAGCGGACACGGGCTGGTGGTTGCGGACGTCGCGCTAGCCGCGCGCGGGGCTAAATTTAGCGAGGTCGTTTTTTTAGACGACGCGGCGGGGCTGAAATTTAGCGAGGATCTGCCGAAATATCCCGTAATAATCGCAATCGGAGATAACAAAACTCGCGCAAAGATCCAAGAGAGGGTGGTGCGAGCGGGTTTTGAGATAGCGACGCTGATTCATCAAAGCGCCATCGTTAGCCCAAGCGCCTCTATCGGCGAGGGTGCGGTCGTAATGCCCGGCGCCGTGATAAACGCGCGAGCCAAAATCGGTCGCGGCGCGATAATCAATTCAGGTGTCGTAATCGAGCATGAGTGCGAGATCGGCGAGTTTGCGCACATTAGCCCAAACGCGGCGCTTGCGGGCGGCGTGAAGGTTGGGGCGTTTTCGCACATTGGAATCGGTGCCAGCGTCATTCAGAGGCTAAGTATCGGGCAGCGCTGTATCATTGGCGCAGGCGCTGCGGTCGTGCGCGACATAGCTAGCGATAGCGTAGCCGTAGGCGTGCCTGCTCGCGTGATTAAAAAAAATGGCTGA
- the pglC gene encoding undecaprenyl phosphate N,N'-diacetylbacillosamine 1-phosphate transferase produces the protein MYRGFLKRALDFTAALILIILVSPVMALTWFLIRKHISKSAIFTQSRPGLGEQIFKIYKFKTMSDERGADGELLPDEARLNDYGKKIRALSLDELPQLFNVLKGDMSFIGPRPLLIEYLPLYSPQQRLRHSVRPGITGLAQVNGRNAISWEKKFEFDTYYAQNLSFALDLKIALLTIKKVLAKEGVNKEGMATTEKFNGHN, from the coding sequence ATGTATAGGGGCTTTTTAAAACGCGCGCTCGATTTTACGGCGGCTTTGATTTTGATCATTTTGGTTTCGCCCGTGATGGCGCTTACGTGGTTCTTGATCCGCAAGCACATTAGCAAAAGCGCGATTTTTACGCAATCTCGCCCTGGGCTTGGTGAGCAAATTTTTAAAATTTACAAATTTAAAACGATGAGCGACGAGCGCGGCGCGGACGGCGAGCTTCTGCCAGACGAAGCGCGGCTGAACGATTACGGCAAAAAGATCCGCGCGCTAAGCCTGGATGAGCTGCCGCAGCTTTTCAACGTGCTAAAGGGCGATATGAGCTTCATCGGGCCGCGCCCGCTGCTGATCGAATACCTGCCGCTTTATTCGCCGCAGCAGCGTCTGCGACACAGCGTACGCCCGGGCATCACGGGGCTTGCGCAGGTAAACGGACGCAACGCGATCAGCTGGGAGAAAAAATTTGAGTTCGATACGTATTATGCGCAAAATTTAAGCTTCGCGCTCGATCTTAAGATCGCGCTTTTGACGATTAAAAAAGTGCTTGCGAAAGAGGGCGTGAATAAAGAGGGCATGGCGACGACGGAGAAATTTAATGGGCACAACTAA
- the pglE gene encoding UDP-N-acetylbacillosamine transaminase translates to MARVFLSPPNMGGNELEYIKKVFESNYIAPLGEYVNRFEDAVKSYTGTRAALALNAGTAALHLALRCSGVKDGDVVLGSTFTFMASLNPIFYERCVPVLIDSDESWNLSPKLLKEAIKKSPKKPKVLVVTHLYGQAAKMDEICEICANEGIDVIEDAAEALGGFYKGKALGGIGKCGALSFNGNKIITTSGGGMLISNDEELVAKARFLSTQAREPLLHYEHKDYGYNYRLSNVLGAIGVGQMEVLPQRVKRKREIFKIYEDLFRGADVEFMPEVEGGKGNRWLTTLLFKKKDAHLKVIDALNKADIESRPLWKPMHLQSIFAGALSVVDGTSEDMFSRGICLPSGTDMSDETIERVVKIVKENI, encoded by the coding sequence ATGGCAAGAGTATTTTTAAGCCCGCCGAATATGGGCGGCAATGAGCTTGAGTATATAAAAAAGGTATTTGAGAGTAACTATATCGCGCCTTTGGGCGAATACGTTAATCGCTTTGAGGATGCAGTGAAGTCCTATACTGGCACGCGCGCTGCACTGGCGCTAAACGCAGGCACGGCGGCGCTTCATCTAGCGCTTCGCTGCAGCGGCGTAAAGGACGGTGACGTGGTGCTTGGCTCCACGTTTACCTTTATGGCGTCGCTAAATCCGATATTTTACGAGCGCTGCGTGCCGGTACTGATAGACAGCGACGAGAGTTGGAATTTAAGCCCGAAGCTGCTTAAAGAAGCGATCAAAAAATCGCCGAAAAAACCAAAGGTGCTCGTCGTCACACATCTTTATGGACAGGCTGCGAAGATGGATGAGATATGTGAAATTTGCGCGAACGAAGGCATTGATGTTATCGAGGATGCCGCAGAGGCGCTGGGCGGATTTTATAAGGGCAAAGCACTTGGTGGTATCGGAAAATGCGGCGCGTTAAGCTTCAACGGCAATAAAATCATCACTACCTCAGGCGGTGGCATGCTGATCTCAAACGATGAGGAGCTAGTGGCTAAGGCTAGATTTTTAAGCACCCAGGCGCGCGAGCCGCTGCTTCACTACGAGCACAAGGACTACGGCTACAACTACCGCTTAAGCAACGTTTTAGGCGCTATCGGCGTAGGTCAGATGGAGGTCTTGCCGCAGCGCGTAAAGAGAAAACGCGAAATTTTTAAAATTTACGAGGATCTGTTTAGAGGCGCCGACGTGGAGTTTATGCCTGAAGTCGAAGGCGGTAAGGGCAACAGATGGCTTACGACGCTTCTATTTAAGAAAAAGGATGCCCATCTAAAGGTTATCGATGCGCTAAATAAAGCCGACATTGAATCTCGTCCGCTTTGGAAGCCTATGCATCTGCAAAGCATCTTCGCAGGCGCGCTTAGCGTAGTTGACGGCACGAGCGAGGATATGTTTAGTCGCGGCATCTGCCTTCCTAGCGGCACCGATATGAGTGACGAGACGATCGAGCGCGTCGTAAAAATCGTAAAAGAAAACATCTGA
- the hisA gene encoding 1-(5-phosphoribosyl)-5-[(5-phosphoribosylamino)methylideneamino]imidazole-4-carboxamide isomerase translates to MDIFPAIDLKQGCAVRLSKGEMQSAKIYSKDPCELAKKFEDLGAKWLHLVDLDGAFAGEAVNFKAIERIVKNTRLRVEVGGGIRDEARIKEYLSLGVDRFILGSAALKNRDFVKRMAKLYRIVVGIDAKDGLVATEGWAELSRVKATDLARDYADAGVCAIICTDISRDGMLSGVNVEFSRSIAKASGIDTIASGGVKDMNDIIALKNAGLIAGVIVGKAYYEGTLDLKKAFEAL, encoded by the coding sequence ATGGATATTTTCCCTGCGATCGATCTGAAACAAGGATGCGCCGTGCGCCTTAGCAAGGGCGAGATGCAAAGCGCAAAAATTTATTCCAAGGACCCCTGCGAGCTAGCCAAAAAATTTGAAGATCTCGGCGCTAAATGGCTGCATTTAGTTGATCTCGACGGCGCGTTTGCGGGCGAGGCGGTAAATTTTAAAGCGATCGAGCGGATCGTAAAAAACACTCGCCTGCGCGTAGAAGTGGGCGGCGGCATCCGCGACGAAGCGCGCATAAAGGAGTATTTGAGCTTAGGCGTCGATAGATTTATCCTGGGCTCGGCGGCACTTAAAAATAGAGATTTCGTAAAGCGAATGGCGAAGCTTTACCGCATCGTCGTGGGCATAGACGCAAAAGACGGGCTCGTAGCGACCGAGGGCTGGGCGGAACTAAGCCGCGTAAAAGCGACCGATTTGGCGCGGGACTACGCGGACGCGGGCGTTTGCGCGATCATCTGCACCGACATATCGCGCGACGGGATGCTAAGCGGCGTGAATGTAGAATTTAGCCGCTCTATCGCGAAAGCTAGCGGTATCGATACTATCGCAAGCGGCGGCGTGAAAGATATGAACGACATAATCGCGCTTAAAAACGCGGGGCTCATCGCGGGCGTCATCGTCGGCAAGGCGTATTACGAGGGCACGCTCGATCTTAAAAAGGCGTTTGAAGCTCTATAA
- a CDS encoding glycosyltransferase, whose amino-acid sequence MKKLSVFIYSMGGGGAERVVSNLLGELTARYEVYLVLMNERIFYEIPNGVKIHFIEKSAPFENGLLKLAKLPFLALRYKKLCERLGIDIHFVWMNRPCYVAALARVYGLGGAMIFNECSTPSVLYKEPNFKSKISKLLLRKLYPKADFIFPNSLGNLRDLADNFGIDERKMSVLYNAIDLDEIGRKAEEKVAQERPFFLSVGRLDAGKNHALLIRAYANLKNNDKDLLILGDGVLRAELEALIEELGLGGRVKLLGFDANPYKYMARCYAFVFVSLFEGFSNALIEALACGKLVISSDHQSGARELMGQSEWGVLVGVNDLESTQAAMQKALDDENYVKFYEKKAKIRASFFDKKRIASELIAKIEQIDEGK is encoded by the coding sequence ATGAAGAAATTAAGCGTTTTTATATATTCGATGGGAGGCGGCGGCGCCGAGCGCGTTGTAAGTAACCTCTTAGGCGAGCTTACGGCGCGCTACGAAGTGTATCTAGTGCTGATGAATGAGAGGATTTTTTATGAAATTCCAAACGGCGTGAAGATCCATTTCATCGAAAAATCAGCCCCCTTTGAAAACGGGCTGCTGAAGCTCGCAAAGCTTCCGTTTTTGGCGCTACGTTACAAAAAGCTATGCGAGCGCCTAGGTATCGACATCCACTTCGTTTGGATGAACCGCCCTTGTTACGTGGCGGCGCTGGCGCGAGTTTACGGATTGGGCGGAGCGATGATTTTTAACGAATGCTCGACGCCGTCGGTGCTGTATAAAGAGCCGAACTTCAAATCTAAAATTTCAAAGCTTCTGCTTCGCAAGCTCTATCCGAAGGCCGATTTTATCTTTCCGAACTCGCTTGGAAATCTGCGCGATCTAGCGGATAATTTCGGGATCGACGAGCGCAAGATGAGTGTGCTATACAACGCGATCGATCTTGATGAGATCGGTCGCAAGGCAGAGGAGAAGGTCGCGCAGGAGCGGCCGTTTTTCCTAAGCGTCGGCAGGCTCGATGCTGGCAAAAACCACGCACTTTTGATCCGCGCATATGCAAATTTAAAAAATAACGACAAAGACCTGCTGATCTTGGGCGACGGCGTGCTGCGAGCCGAGCTTGAGGCTCTGATAGAGGAGCTAGGCTTAGGCGGCCGCGTGAAGCTTTTGGGCTTTGACGCAAACCCGTATAAATATATGGCCAGATGCTACGCGTTTGTTTTCGTAAGCCTTTTTGAGGGCTTTTCAAACGCGCTCATCGAGGCTCTTGCGTGCGGCAAACTCGTGATTTCAAGCGATCATCAAAGCGGCGCGCGCGAGCTTATGGGGCAGAGCGAATGGGGCGTGCTGGTGGGTGTGAACGATCTAGAAAGCACCCAAGCGGCGATGCAAAAAGCGCTGGATGATGAAAATTATGTAAAATTTTATGAGAAAAAGGCTAAAATTAGAGCCTCGTTTTTCGATAAAAAACGGATAGCAAGCGAGCTGATCGCAAAAATAGAACAAATTGACGAAGGAAAATAG
- a CDS encoding nucleoside-diphosphate sugar epimerase/dehydratase has product MLLKPTKFSRFAFFLLGDIFISILSVYIAFLLRFSGDIPNEFYKGALLSASSLTAIKIFYFWFLRIYLVPWRFFGLYEARKLFYAHVMAALTFLILFFLASKIFNPFPRSVIIIDAAISFILIGGIRISKRMFLSEKKNITNNEPCIVVGATSKTFHVLKGMRQKYINYYPVGVVDGRAELVGTYCENYVVRAKSEIPQMIKDSGARTAIIALALYPDELKELYDELFAYGLKDIKLFSLLEDESKKIRDISIEDLLARKPKDLDTKAIENFIKDKIVLVTGAGGTIGSEICKQCLKFGAKRLIMVEHSEFNLYSINEATGADARNELKMINVVYRHELEEVFAEFHPEVVVHAAAYKHVPLCEFNPHLAVKNNVVGTKNVIDLSKKYGAKKVVLISTDKAVRPTNIMGTTKRICELYALNSNDAASDTQIVAVRFGNVLGSSGSVIPKFKRQIEANEPLTVTHPEITRYFMLVSEACQLVLQAASIAQGGELFVLDMGEPVKIADLAKRMLQLAGKEELGIKFVGLRPGEKLYEELLIDENDKSTKYQSIFVTHSAKYDLQELSSQIEELSECEDAQVADKLKRIVPEFSHRLNGAKEPA; this is encoded by the coding sequence ATGCTGTTAAAACCCACTAAATTTAGCCGCTTCGCGTTTTTTTTGCTAGGAGATATTTTTATCTCGATCCTCTCCGTTTATATCGCATTTTTGCTGCGATTTAGCGGAGATATACCGAACGAATTTTATAAAGGCGCGCTGCTTAGCGCCTCGAGCCTTACTGCGATTAAAATTTTCTATTTTTGGTTTTTGCGGATATATCTCGTGCCGTGGAGATTTTTCGGGCTATACGAAGCTAGAAAACTCTTCTACGCGCACGTGATGGCAGCACTTACCTTTTTGATCCTATTTTTCTTGGCGAGTAAAATTTTTAACCCGTTCCCGCGCTCGGTCATCATCATCGACGCGGCGATCTCGTTTATTTTAATCGGTGGGATTAGAATTTCAAAGCGGATGTTTCTAAGCGAGAAGAAAAATATCACGAATAACGAGCCCTGCATCGTCGTGGGCGCTACGAGTAAGACCTTTCACGTCCTAAAAGGGATGCGGCAAAAATATATCAACTACTATCCCGTGGGTGTCGTGGACGGGCGAGCAGAGCTAGTAGGGACGTATTGCGAAAACTACGTCGTCAGAGCCAAGAGCGAAATTCCGCAGATGATCAAAGATAGCGGCGCTAGAACTGCGATCATCGCGCTGGCGCTGTATCCCGACGAGCTAAAGGAGCTCTACGACGAGCTTTTTGCATACGGGCTAAAGGATATCAAGCTCTTTTCGCTTTTGGAGGATGAGAGCAAAAAGATCCGCGACATATCGATCGAGGATCTGCTCGCGCGCAAGCCCAAAGACCTCGACACCAAGGCGATCGAAAATTTTATCAAAGACAAGATCGTGCTGGTAACGGGCGCGGGCGGCACGATAGGAAGCGAAATTTGCAAGCAGTGTTTAAAATTCGGCGCAAAGCGGCTCATTATGGTCGAACACAGCGAGTTTAACCTCTACTCGATTAACGAAGCCACCGGCGCGGATGCGCGTAACGAGTTAAAGATGATAAACGTCGTTTATCGCCATGAGCTGGAGGAGGTTTTTGCAGAATTTCATCCCGAAGTAGTCGTGCACGCAGCGGCGTATAAGCACGTGCCGCTATGCGAGTTTAACCCGCATCTAGCGGTCAAGAACAATGTCGTTGGCACGAAAAACGTAATCGATCTATCCAAAAAATATGGCGCGAAAAAGGTCGTTTTGATCTCGACCGATAAGGCGGTGCGACCGACAAACATTATGGGCACGACGAAGCGTATCTGCGAGCTTTACGCGCTAAATTCCAACGACGCGGCAAGCGATACGCAGATCGTCGCCGTGCGCTTCGGAAACGTGCTCGGCTCAAGCGGTAGCGTCATCCCTAAATTTAAACGCCAGATAGAAGCGAACGAGCCGCTTACCGTTACGCACCCCGAGATTACGAGATATTTTATGCTCGTTAGCGAGGCGTGCCAGCTCGTGCTTCAAGCCGCCTCCATCGCGCAGGGCGGCGAGCTTTTCGTGCTGGATATGGGCGAGCCCGTAAAGATCGCCGATCTTGCCAAGCGAATGCTGCAACTTGCCGGCAAGGAGGAGCTGGGTATTAAATTTGTAGGTCTGCGCCCCGGCGAGAAGCTTTACGAGGAGCTTCTGATCGACGAAAACGACAAGAGCACGAAGTATCAATCCATCTTCGTAACCCACTCCGCAAAATACGACCTGCAAGAGCTAAGCTCGCAGATCGAGGAGCTTAGCGAGTGCGAGGACGCGCAGGTCGCGGATAAGCTAAAGCGTATCGTGCCTGAGTTTTCGCATCGATTGAACGGTGCGAAGGAGCCTGCTTGA
- a CDS encoding STT3 domain-containing protein, with protein MGEEKKAFSVREIDEGSDDQKGAQSMGADKAALSENFASEGNFDAEYSASGGENFSGENSELKGSEDTAPQSDKNSALDAKNSVSKNSAHAGVKNLSDDQTRAVSAKMRAQKKSKKTKKSSGPNSTSVNSENSAGANSTNSNLKGAANSTSKNSTNKNSAGTANSTNKNSAKAANLAKFKNANSASALNSTNGINSDNSKNSTAENSQNSKNQAAGALPARRRIFGFIKNYEFSKHILLMILFAFAFSVAFRMWWVHWASGFPNYFFWDGELMINTNDGYAFAEGARDRLAGFHQPNDLSYFSAPLSIVTAFLAEILPFKIETIFVYLPALFSSLIVVPILLISSEFRCMRAGFIGALVASVANSYYNRTMAGYYDTDMLNIVLAMCILWAFIRICTRGSRSTLFWLGAFTIFYMWWYPSSFSLNSMMLAMFFAYTLIFKRKSAVNYEAMIIFLIALCSTPLVAKILISLTLFWLFAFRGKLLNFKILAIIGALAVVFFVANGGLSPIIFQAKFYIFRSFADNADTAFHFFNVNQTIQESGIVPTNIFMERISSHVAVFVIAAIGYAVLCFRHKEFLLSIPLLLLGFAANKAGLRFTIYAVGVMGLSFGYILYFCVKRLDLPKIAGRAILLILTALAIYPAWQHIVSYKVDTVFYQSEVRVLDELKDKAKREDYALSWWDYGYGIRYYSDVKTLIDGGKHLGNDNFPVSFALFKDQMSSANMARLDVEYTERGYSEKIPNKLKQILKDYNATDVNDFILSLGLADFKPPKPTRDIYYILPDRMMNIFPVVTQFSNIDITDGKQLGELFFITSDRFVQDQSGVHMDNGFSISPSLLNLEYSGRKFAINTFYETSYDANGKLSVKEFNMDSSAQFYVVFMRDYGRFLLMDRAMLNSSYIQLFVFERYRPELFEPVILSPAVKVYKLKR; from the coding sequence GTGGGTGAAGAAAAAAAGGCTTTTAGCGTCAGAGAGATCGACGAAGGATCGGACGATCAAAAAGGCGCGCAATCAATGGGTGCCGACAAAGCTGCCTTAAGCGAAAATTTCGCTAGTGAGGGAAATTTTGACGCAGAGTATTCCGCAAGTGGCGGTGAGAATTTTAGCGGCGAAAATTCCGAGCTTAAGGGTAGCGAGGATACCGCGCCTCAGAGCGATAAAAATTCCGCGCTTGATGCAAAAAATTCTGTAAGCAAAAATTCCGCGCACGCCGGCGTTAAAAATTTAAGCGACGATCAAACGCGCGCTGTTTCTGCAAAAATGCGAGCACAAAAAAAATCCAAAAAGACTAAAAAATCAAGCGGACCAAATTCCACCTCGGTAAATTCTGAAAATTCCGCAGGCGCAAATTCTACAAACTCAAATTTAAAGGGCGCTGCAAATTCCACGAGCAAAAATTCTACAAATAAAAATTCCGCTGGCACTGCGAACTCTACAAATAAAAATTCCGCAAAAGCCGCTAATTTGGCTAAATTTAAAAATGCGAATTCCGCAAGCGCTTTAAATTCTACAAACGGCATAAATTCTGATAATTCTAAAAACTCTACAGCAGAAAATTCCCAAAATTCTAAAAATCAGGCAGCTGGCGCGCTTCCTGCTAGGCGCAGAATTTTTGGCTTCATAAAAAATTATGAGTTTTCAAAGCATATTTTGCTGATGATTTTGTTTGCGTTTGCCTTTAGCGTGGCGTTTCGCATGTGGTGGGTGCACTGGGCGAGCGGATTTCCGAACTACTTTTTTTGGGATGGCGAGCTGATGATAAACACCAACGACGGCTACGCCTTTGCAGAGGGCGCGCGCGACCGACTCGCCGGCTTTCATCAGCCCAACGATCTTAGTTATTTTAGCGCGCCGCTTTCGATCGTGACGGCGTTTTTGGCTGAAATTTTGCCCTTTAAAATCGAGACGATCTTCGTTTATCTGCCGGCTTTGTTTAGCTCGCTCATCGTAGTGCCGATATTGCTGATCTCAAGCGAGTTTCGCTGCATGCGCGCGGGCTTCATCGGCGCGCTTGTCGCGAGCGTGGCGAATAGCTACTACAACCGCACAATGGCTGGGTATTACGACACCGATATGCTAAATATCGTGCTTGCGATGTGCATTTTGTGGGCGTTCATCCGTATCTGCACGCGCGGTTCGCGCAGCACGCTGTTTTGGCTGGGCGCGTTTACGATATTTTATATGTGGTGGTATCCGTCCAGCTTCTCGCTAAATTCTATGATGCTCGCCATGTTTTTCGCCTATACGCTGATTTTTAAGCGAAAAAGTGCGGTAAATTACGAAGCGATGATTATCTTTTTGATCGCGCTTTGCTCCACGCCTTTGGTGGCAAAAATTTTAATCTCGCTTACGCTATTTTGGCTCTTTGCGTTTAGAGGAAAGCTATTAAATTTTAAAATTTTAGCGATTATCGGCGCGCTTGCCGTAGTCTTTTTCGTCGCAAACGGAGGTCTTAGCCCGATCATCTTTCAGGCGAAATTTTATATCTTCCGTTCCTTTGCGGACAACGCCGATACGGCATTTCATTTTTTCAACGTCAATCAAACGATCCAAGAATCAGGCATCGTGCCAACTAATATCTTTATGGAGCGCATCAGCTCGCACGTCGCGGTTTTCGTGATCGCGGCGATCGGATACGCAGTACTTTGCTTTAGGCATAAGGAATTTTTGCTCTCGATCCCGCTTCTGCTTTTGGGCTTTGCGGCAAACAAAGCGGGCCTTAGATTTACGATCTATGCCGTGGGCGTGATGGGGCTGAGCTTCGGATATATTTTGTATTTTTGCGTAAAGCGCTTGGATCTGCCAAAGATCGCGGGACGCGCGATACTGCTTATTTTAACGGCGCTTGCCATTTACCCCGCATGGCAGCACATCGTCTCGTACAAGGTCGATACGGTCTTTTATCAAAGCGAAGTGCGGGTGCTCGATGAGCTTAAAGATAAAGCGAAGCGCGAGGATTACGCGCTTTCGTGGTGGGACTACGGATACGGCATACGCTATTACAGCGACGTAAAAACCCTTATCGACGGCGGCAAACATCTCGGCAACGATAATTTTCCCGTTAGCTTCGCGCTTTTTAAAGATCAGATGAGCTCTGCAAATATGGCGCGCCTGGATGTCGAATACACCGAGCGCGGATATAGCGAAAAAATTCCAAACAAGCTAAAGCAAATTTTAAAAGACTATAACGCGACTGATGTAAATGATTTTATCTTAAGCTTGGGGCTGGCCGATTTTAAGCCGCCGAAGCCTACGCGCGACATCTACTACATCCTGCCCGATCGCATGATGAATATCTTCCCCGTCGTCACGCAGTTTTCAAACATCGACATCACCGACGGCAAGCAGCTGGGCGAGCTGTTTTTCATAACGAGCGATAGGTTCGTTCAGGATCAAAGCGGCGTGCATATGGACAACGGCTTTTCGATCTCGCCGAGCCTTTTAAATTTAGAGTATAGCGGTAGAAAATTCGCGATCAATACCTTTTATGAAACGAGCTACGACGCGAACGGCAAGCTTTCGGTAAAAGAGTTTAATATGGACAGCAGCGCGCAATTTTACGTAGTTTTCATGCGCGATTACGGGCGGTTTTTGCTGATGGATAGAGCGATGCTAAACTCGAGCTACATTCAGCTTTTTGTATTTGAAAGATATAGGCCCGAGCTATTCGAGCCTGTGATCTTAAGCCCTGCTGTGAAAGTTTATAAATTAAAGCGCTAG
- the hisH gene encoding imidazole glycerol phosphate synthase subunit HisH, whose protein sequence is MIGIVDYGAGNIQSVMNALSFCGAKFCLARSPEKLLSCDKALLPGVGAFGEAIDKLRANGMDDAIKEFVASGRYFLGICLGMQLLFEQSEEFGARSGLGILPGRVVKFDKTKFNIRGAESGERYGQNFTCAESLKIPHVGWNSAHFIKRSPINAGLGEFEYLYFVHSYHVLCAREITLASTFYGYEFASAIWRENVFAFQPHPEKSHDAGIKIIKNFTEL, encoded by the coding sequence TTGATCGGTATCGTAGATTACGGCGCGGGCAATATCCAAAGCGTGATGAACGCGCTTAGCTTCTGCGGCGCTAAATTTTGCCTCGCGCGCAGCCCTGAGAAGCTTTTGAGCTGCGATAAGGCTCTGCTTCCTGGCGTGGGCGCATTCGGCGAGGCGATAGATAAGCTTCGCGCAAACGGTATGGATGACGCGATTAAAGAGTTCGTCGCAAGCGGCAGATATTTTTTAGGCATCTGCCTGGGGATGCAGCTTCTGTTTGAGCAAAGCGAGGAATTCGGCGCACGCAGCGGGCTTGGAATTTTGCCCGGTCGCGTCGTGAAATTTGACAAAACGAAATTTAATATTCGGGGGGCGGAATCTGGCGAGCGCTACGGACAAAATTTTACTTGCGCCGAAAGCCTAAAGATCCCGCACGTCGGCTGGAACAGTGCGCATTTTATCAAGCGCTCGCCGATAAATGCGGGCTTGGGCGAGTTTGAGTATCTGTATTTCGTGCACTCCTACCACGTCCTTTGCGCGCGCGAGATCACGCTTGCGAGCACGTTTTACGGCTATGAGTTTGCAAGCGCGATCTGGCGCGAAAACGTATTCGCCTTTCAACCGCATCCCGAAAAAAGCCACGATGCGGGCATAAAAATCATTAAAAATTTTACGGAGCTGTGA
- a CDS encoding glycosyltransferase family 4 protein → MARIGFLSHADMSLHFFRRPIMQALKERGHEVFAIAPRGAYTQDLARDFNAVTYDLDRASLNPLTVFSNTKALARELKRLNLDLLQTAAHKSNVFGTLAAREAGIKYVINLVEGLGSFYIDEDIKTRLVRVVLEKLYKFSFSQADACVFVNDADPDYMLSRGLIAKQKVIRIKSVGVDAERFNPKIVNAADLGEDLHGKKIVLMIARAMWHKGVREFYEAAEILKDRSDAKFVFVGEGFAGNKSTADPAFLRSGAVHYLGARNDVPELLKASYLLALPSYKEGFPRTVLEAMSMARACVVSDCSGCVEAVADGVNGLICRTRDAEDLARKIEILLDDEPLCERLGRNGRELVLANYDEKIVTEKYLEVYRKFIDV, encoded by the coding sequence ATGGCTCGCATAGGGTTTTTAAGCCATGCCGATATGAGCTTACATTTCTTTCGCCGCCCGATAATGCAGGCTTTAAAAGAGCGCGGGCACGAGGTTTTTGCAATCGCTCCTCGCGGCGCTTATACGCAGGATTTAGCACGCGATTTTAATGCCGTAACTTACGATCTTGATCGAGCTAGCCTAAATCCGCTTACCGTATTTAGCAACACCAAAGCCCTTGCGCGCGAGCTAAAGAGGCTAAATTTAGACCTGCTGCAAACAGCCGCGCACAAATCAAACGTGTTTGGTACGCTGGCGGCTCGAGAGGCTGGTATAAAATATGTGATAAACTTAGTCGAGGGGCTGGGCAGCTTTTATATCGACGAAGATATTAAAACAAGGCTCGTGCGAGTGGTATTGGAGAAGCTTTATAAATTTTCATTTTCGCAGGCGGATGCTTGCGTATTTGTAAACGATGCCGATCCCGATTATATGCTATCTCGCGGGCTTATTGCGAAGCAAAAGGTCATAAGGATTAAAAGCGTAGGCGTAGATGCTGAAAGATTCAACCCCAAAATCGTTAATGCAGCGGATCTGGGCGAGGATTTGCACGGCAAAAAGATCGTACTGATGATAGCTCGCGCGATGTGGCATAAGGGCGTGAGAGAATTCTACGAAGCGGCAGAAATTTTAAAAGATCGATCGGATGCGAAATTCGTCTTCGTAGGCGAGGGCTTTGCGGGCAATAAAAGCACTGCTGATCCTGCGTTTTTGCGAAGCGGTGCGGTGCATTATCTAGGCGCCAGAAACGATGTGCCTGAGCTTTTGAAGGCTAGTTACTTGCTGGCACTTCCTAGCTACAAGGAAGGCTTTCCGCGCACGGTTTTAGAGGCGATGAGCATGGCGCGAGCCTGCGTGGTGAGCGACTGCAGCGGCTGCGTCGAGGCGGTGGCGGACGGCGTCAACGGCTTAATCTGCCGCACTCGCGACGCAGAGGATCTTGCACGAAAGATCGAAATTTTGCTAGATGATGAGCCGCTTTGTGAAAGGCTGGGACGAAACGGGCGCGAGCTGGTGCTTGCAAATTACGACGAAAAGATCGTCACGGAAAAATATTTAGAGGTTTATAGGAAATTTATCGATGTATAG